In Neofelis nebulosa isolate mNeoNeb1 chromosome 7, mNeoNeb1.pri, whole genome shotgun sequence, the following proteins share a genomic window:
- the LOC131518152 gene encoding small ribosomal subunit protein uS8-like: protein MLNSFSKKIGKLFPPSVCATIMVHMNVLVDALKSINNAEKRGKCQVVIRPCSKVIQFLIVTMNHGYIGEFEIVDDHRTGKIVGNLMGRLNKYGVISPRFDVQLKDVEKWQNNLLPSHQFGFIVLTSAGILDHEEAR from the coding sequence ATGCTCAacagtttttcaaaaaagataGGAAAACTGTTTCCACCATCTGTCTGTGCCACCATAATGGTGCACATGAATGTCCTGGTGGATGCTCTCAAGAGCATTAACAATGCTGAAAAGAGAGGCAAATGCCAGGTTGTTATCAGGCCATGCTCCAAAGTCATCCAGTTTCTAATTGTAACGATGAACCATGGTTACATTGGCGAATTTGAAATTGTTGATGATCATAGAACTGGGAAAATTGTTGGGAACCTCATGGGCAGATTAAACAAGTATGGAGTGATCAGCCCCAGATTTGATGTACAGCTCAAAGATgtagaaaaatggcagaataatctGCTCCCATCTCACCAATTTGGTTTCATTGTACTAACCTCAGCTGGCATCCTGGACCATGAAGAAGCAAGATGA